The Tolypothrix sp. PCC 7712 region TAAGATAATGGTAAATTTAGCTCCTGCTCCTAGCTGACTTTCGAGAGTTACTCTTCCGCCATGCGCTTCTGCGATCGCTTGGACAATAGATAAACCTAGCCCAGCACCTTCAGAACGACGACGACTGTTTGCAGCACGAGCAAAACGCTGAAAAATTCTCTTTTGATCAGCTGGTGCAATACCTTCGCCAGTATCACGCACCCAAAAGCTTACTTTACCTTGGTGAATCATTGAACCCAGGAAAATTGTATCAGTATTGTTTGTGTGTTGCGTAGCATTTTGTGCCAAATTTATCACAGCCTGAGTCAAACGTTGACGGTCTGCGATAATTTTACCTTTACCTGTAGCTTGCAGTTGCCAATTGCGATCGCCTATGGTGGGGCGTAGTCCATCACCTAAAGCTTTAAGTTTGGTAAATAATTCTTCTGTGAAGCTTTGAACATCAACTGTTTCTAAGAGTAAGAAGTCGGGACGCTCTGCTTTTGTCAGTAAAATTAAGTCATTGACAAAGCGATTCATCCGTTCTAGTTCATCCATAACTAAAGCTACAGTCTCTTGAACTTCTTGCGGATCGTTACCCATTAATTCCAAATGACCACGAATAATCGTAATCGGTGTTCGCAATTCATGTCCAGCATCATCAATAAAATTTTGCTGACTGATGAAAGCGGCTTGTAACCTATCCATCATTTCGTTAAAGGTAGCTGCTAATTCTGCTAATTCTCCATCACCATTAATATTAATTCGTTGATTTAAATCTGTTTCGCTAATTTGGCGAGCCGTTTGCGTCAGCAACCGCAATGGTGCGAGAATCTTTCCAGAAGCAAACCAAGCTAAAATTAACGCTAAAAATAGCACTCCTATACTCACTTGAATAATCACGGCTACAGCTTC contains the following coding sequences:
- a CDS encoding sensor histidine kinase, whose amino-acid sequence is MWINKKAQQSVETTNTKRGRGFFWATRTRILLWYALIFGLIFVVFVPAFRQVLYARINSRVHGQITEKMQIFNQLINGSSKIPEDTLFDEEPETINRLRESDNRLLKQPKTTEELREFLDAFLVNQLPEDDTFLIMLWKGKFYKSSPRARPKELSRDSKIIRYWAGLTKPEQGEKVIPSSSVDTIIYLAQPVKIDGEVLGVFVIAHATAGERGEVLEAVAVIIQVSIGVLFLALILAWFASGKILAPLRLLTQTARQISETDLNQRININGDGELAELAATFNEMMDRLQAAFISQQNFIDDAGHELRTPITIIRGHLELMGNDPQEVQETVALVMDELERMNRFVNDLILLTKAERPDFLLLETVDVQSFTEELFTKLKALGDGLRPTIGDRNWQLQATGKGKIIADRQRLTQAVINLAQNATQHTNNTDTIFLGSMIHQGKVSFWVRDTGEGIAPADQKRIFQRFARAANSRRRSEGAGLGLSIVQAIAEAHGGRVTLESQLGAGAKFTIILPLELPQDKK